In Spinacia oleracea cultivar Varoflay chromosome 5, BTI_SOV_V1, whole genome shotgun sequence, a single window of DNA contains:
- the LOC130461542 gene encoding NAD(P)H-quinone oxidoreductase subunit 2 A, chloroplastic-like, whose protein sequence is MWGRVLPGREFLLFIVTATLGGMFLCGANDLITIIVAPECFSLCSYILSGYTRKDVLSNEATTKYLLMGGASSFILVHAFSWLYGSSGGEVELQEIVNGLIKTQMYNSPGISIALIFITVGIGFKLSPAPSHQWTPDVYEGVRFVREIPTSLSTSEMFGFFKTPWTCRREMLFPLGPRHNFYLFK, encoded by the coding sequence AGTTTCTGTTATTCATAGTAACAGCTACTCTAGGTGGAATGTTTTTATGCGGTGCTAACGATTTAATAACTATCATTGTAGCTCCAGAATGTTTCAGTTTATGCTCCTACATATTATCTGGATATACCAGGAAAGATGTACTGTCTAATGAGGCTACTACGAAATATTTACTCATGGGTGGGGCAAGCTCTTTTATTCTGGTTCATGCTTTCTCTTGGCTATATGGTTCATCCGGTGGAGAGGTCGAGCTTCAAGAAATAGTGAATGGTCTTATCAAAACACAAATGTATAACTCCCCAGGAATTTCAATTGCGCTTATATTCATCACTGTAGGAATTGGGTTCAAGCTTTCCCCAGCCCCCTCTCATCAATGGACTCCTGACGTATACGAAGGAGTGCGGTTTGTTCGAGAAATTCCTACCTCTCTATCTACCTCTGAGATGTTTGGATTTTTCAAAACTCCATGGACATGCAGAAGAGAAATGTTATTCCCACTCGGACCAAGACATAACTTTTACTTGTTCAAATAA